The following are from one region of the Paraglaciecola sp. L1A13 genome:
- a CDS encoding DUF2333 family protein: MQKYLTPKWLLSIAALLFIIFWLIAVYWSFEPETFDPRQTAQSYAQQHNEKIVPGYTLTTSLVTVIETLLNKSGGYLSNDVMPPSLFMDNMPSWEFGVLEMTRDLALSMRKDISRSQSQSSENPFLTDAQPKLNIDHRSWLLPSAESQYQDAIDKLYQYRSSLSTSREGTAQFYARADNLRDYVKQIEKRLGSLSQKLSVSVGQDRLNTNFAKVSSADNIPAAELREQTSWFQLDDNFYEARGASWALIHFLKAVEVDFADVLDKKNARVSVQQIIRELESTQESIFSPMILNGSGFGMLANHSLVMANYISRANAALIELSELLNQG, encoded by the coding sequence ATGCAAAAATATCTAACCCCAAAATGGTTGCTTAGCATTGCAGCTCTACTCTTTATTATTTTTTGGCTGATTGCTGTTTACTGGAGTTTTGAACCAGAAACTTTCGATCCGCGCCAGACAGCACAGAGTTACGCGCAGCAGCATAATGAAAAAATTGTGCCTGGGTATACCTTAACGACAAGTTTAGTTACCGTAATTGAAACGTTGTTGAATAAATCAGGTGGTTATCTGTCAAATGATGTGATGCCCCCAAGCCTCTTTATGGACAATATGCCGAGCTGGGAATTTGGGGTATTAGAAATGACTCGAGATCTAGCATTATCTATGCGCAAAGACATCAGTCGCTCTCAATCCCAGTCCAGCGAAAATCCATTTTTGACTGATGCGCAACCTAAGCTAAATATTGACCATCGTAGCTGGTTGTTGCCCTCTGCCGAATCTCAGTATCAGGATGCGATTGATAAGCTATACCAATATCGTTCTAGCTTATCTACAAGTCGCGAAGGCACCGCGCAATTTTATGCTCGTGCGGACAACTTAAGAGACTATGTTAAACAAATCGAAAAACGTTTGGGTAGCCTGTCACAGAAGTTAAGCGTCAGCGTTGGCCAAGACCGCCTCAATACTAATTTCGCCAAAGTCAGTAGCGCAGATAATATTCCCGCCGCTGAGTTGCGTGAACAAACAAGTTGGTTTCAGTTAGACGACAACTTCTATGAGGCGCGAGGTGCAAGCTGGGCGTTAATCCATTTTCTTAAAGCGGTTGAAGTAGATTTTGCTGATGTACTAGATAAGAAAAATGCACGAGTCAGCGTTCAACAGATTATTCGCGAGCTAGAGTCGACCCAAGAATCTATTTTCAGCCCTATGATATTAAATGGTAGCGGCTTTGGCATGCTGGCTAATCACTCTTTAGTTATGGCGAACTATATTTCCCGAGCGAATGCTGCTCTAATTGAACTTTCTGAACTATTAAATCAAGGATAA
- a CDS encoding fatty acid--CoA ligase family protein, with translation MTVQFLLDKMSELETQEAVAVGSNIITYGELLEKYHNWLDWIATENIRPGEVVSIKSDYCAESISLFLALTHNRNIIVPLSNDSKAHFETFCDIAQNQYDIIVSENDTQLIRTNNRPAHPLYDVLREKNHPGLVLFSSGSTGKSKAIFHDLSQLLNKFTVPRKMMRTLAFLQFDHIGGVNTLLYTLANGGTAVVPSHRTPESVCQAIEKHKVEVLPTSPTFLNLLLLSGAADNVDLSSLKLITYGTETMPDSTLTAITTRFPETKLLQTYGLSEVGILRSKSRDSKSLWVKVGGAEFETKIVDGRLWIKSESAMLGYLNAPSPFDEDGFLDTGDQVEQDGEWLKILGRQSEIINVGGEKVYPAEVESVVLDMPGVEDAAVYSLPHTITGMIVAIEVKLSTDETLTEFKVRLRRHCEGLLQAYKIPKKITLIDSYTHNARFKRMRKRS, from the coding sequence ATGACAGTGCAATTTCTATTAGACAAAATGTCTGAACTCGAAACCCAAGAGGCAGTTGCGGTTGGCAGCAATATTATTACTTACGGTGAATTATTAGAAAAATACCATAACTGGTTGGACTGGATAGCAACGGAAAATATAAGACCAGGTGAGGTGGTCAGCATCAAGTCTGACTATTGTGCAGAAAGTATCTCTTTATTTTTAGCATTGACCCATAACCGCAATATAATTGTGCCGCTTTCCAATGATTCGAAGGCGCATTTTGAAACCTTCTGCGATATAGCTCAAAATCAATATGATATTATTGTCAGTGAAAACGACACTCAGCTAATAAGAACAAATAACCGGCCAGCACACCCTTTATACGATGTACTACGAGAAAAAAACCACCCTGGGCTGGTATTATTTTCTTCTGGCTCGACGGGTAAAAGTAAAGCGATATTTCATGATCTGTCACAACTGCTAAATAAATTTACCGTGCCAAGAAAAATGATGCGTACGCTAGCATTTTTGCAGTTTGACCATATTGGTGGAGTGAACACACTACTATACACATTGGCTAATGGGGGCACCGCAGTGGTGCCGTCTCACCGCACGCCAGAGTCGGTTTGCCAGGCCATTGAAAAACACAAGGTGGAAGTACTACCTACGTCACCTACATTTCTCAACCTGCTTTTATTATCTGGCGCCGCCGATAATGTTGATTTAAGTTCCCTCAAACTCATTACCTACGGGACTGAGACCATGCCTGATAGCACGCTAACAGCTATAACGACTAGGTTCCCGGAAACTAAACTATTGCAAACATATGGGCTGTCAGAAGTCGGTATATTACGCTCTAAATCTAGAGACTCTAAATCACTCTGGGTAAAGGTCGGTGGCGCAGAATTTGAGACAAAAATAGTCGATGGTCGTCTTTGGATAAAATCTGAGTCAGCGATGCTTGGTTACCTGAATGCCCCGTCGCCATTCGATGAGGATGGTTTTTTGGACACTGGCGATCAAGTTGAGCAAGATGGGGAGTGGCTTAAAATACTTGGCAGACAAAGTGAAATCATCAACGTTGGCGGTGAAAAAGTCTACCCTGCTGAGGTGGAAAGTGTTGTGCTAGATATGCCAGGTGTCGAAGATGCAGCTGTGTATTCTTTACCACACACGATTACGGGGATGATTGTGGCCATAGAAGTTAAACTCAGTACTGATGAGACGTTAACGGAATTCAAAGTTAGATTGAGACGGCATTGCGAAGGTCTTTTACAGGCCTACAAAATTCCTAAAAAAATAACGCTGATTGATAGCTATACTCATAATGCACGGTTCAAAAGGATGCGCAAACGCTCTTAA
- a CDS encoding PspC domain-containing protein: protein MREYINVNRLHRDTLHAKVSGVCAGLAKHWGQPRWAIRVAAIACLLLLPVATAVAYAMAVVLLPTRS, encoded by the coding sequence ATGAGAGAATACATAAATGTGAATCGCTTACATCGCGATACGTTACACGCGAAAGTTTCTGGTGTCTGTGCTGGGCTAGCCAAGCACTGGGGTCAGCCCAGGTGGGCTATAAGAGTAGCAGCAATTGCATGTCTATTATTGCTGCCAGTTGCAACGGCAGTCGCCTATGCTATGGCCGTTGTATTGTTGCCAACACGCTCATGA
- a CDS encoding SDR family NAD(P)-dependent oxidoreductase: MQHILVTGASRGLGLAIVQHLLAQGHLVIGCSRSTSEVSHPNYHHFEANVAIEEHVQELFIKIRKAFKYIDVLINNAGVARMNAFALTPFKNMRETMDVNYAGTFMCSQKAISLLRKSPNPRIINMSTVAVPMNLQGEAAYAASKSAVESLTRVIAKELSTFNITCNAIGPSPIATDLISGVSEEKISRLVEQQSIQKMAKPEDVLNLVDFFMKPQSNMITGQIIYLGGIS; encoded by the coding sequence ATGCAACACATATTGGTTACAGGAGCAAGCCGTGGGCTTGGTTTAGCTATTGTGCAGCATCTATTAGCTCAGGGGCATTTGGTTATTGGGTGCTCTAGAAGTACGAGTGAAGTTTCACACCCCAATTACCATCACTTTGAAGCCAACGTTGCAATCGAAGAGCACGTTCAAGAACTATTTATTAAAATCCGAAAAGCCTTCAAATATATAGATGTGTTAATAAACAATGCTGGCGTTGCTCGAATGAATGCGTTTGCACTTACCCCCTTCAAAAATATGCGTGAAACCATGGACGTCAATTATGCAGGCACGTTTATGTGCAGTCAGAAAGCAATTAGCTTGCTCAGAAAGTCGCCCAATCCGCGAATTATAAATATGAGCACAGTTGCAGTTCCCATGAATTTGCAAGGTGAAGCTGCATACGCAGCCTCAAAAAGTGCCGTTGAATCTCTTACTCGAGTGATTGCTAAAGAACTCAGTACATTTAATATTACGTGCAATGCCATCGGCCCATCACCTATCGCTACTGATTTAATTAGCGGTGTTAGCGAAGAAAAAATTTCACGTTTAGTAGAGCAGCAATCTATACAAAAAATGGCAAAACCAGAGGATGTACTGAACCTGGTCGACTTTTTCATGAAGCCCCAGAGCAACATGATTACCGGGCAGATAATTTATCTAGGAGGGATATCATGA
- a CDS encoding acyltransferase, translated as MYHALKLFINRLCQLLVLPMAITCWLESSLSKHSEAIFSFWTHLFSILPGLPGVFLRRAFYSLTLEKCSLNSFIGFGTIFAHRSTVVEDNVYTGIYCSIGSAHLGKNCLIGSHSSLLSGNTQHLRNDESGEWMPFSSSNINRINIAENVWVGEGAIILASVGKGSLVAAGAVVNTNVKANVVVAGNPARFVKSFAPTATEEATATELKNPALKSQA; from the coding sequence ATGTACCACGCACTTAAATTATTTATAAACCGCTTATGTCAATTATTAGTGTTACCCATGGCAATCACCTGTTGGTTAGAGTCTTCATTAAGTAAGCATTCAGAGGCCATTTTTTCCTTCTGGACTCACCTATTCTCCATATTGCCAGGACTGCCAGGCGTGTTCTTACGTAGGGCATTTTATTCTTTAACTCTGGAAAAGTGCTCTTTAAATAGTTTTATAGGCTTTGGCACAATATTCGCGCACCGCAGTACGGTAGTAGAGGACAACGTATACACCGGCATATACTGTTCTATAGGTTCAGCGCATTTAGGGAAGAATTGCCTAATAGGCAGCCATTCAAGCTTACTCAGCGGTAACACCCAACATTTGCGTAACGACGAAAGTGGAGAATGGATGCCTTTCTCGTCAAGCAATATTAATCGCATAAATATCGCCGAAAATGTATGGGTTGGAGAGGGTGCAATAATACTAGCTAGCGTTGGAAAAGGCTCACTGGTGGCAGCGGGAGCCGTGGTTAACACCAATGTAAAAGCGAATGTTGTGGTCGCTGGTAACCCTGCAAGATTTGTTAAAAGCTTCGCGCCAACGGCAACTGAAGAAGCAACTGCCACAGAACTAAAGAACCCAGCCTTAAAATCACAGGCTTAA
- the pspA gene encoding phage shock protein PspA — protein MGIISRVSDIVQSNINALLDKAEDPEKMIKQLILEMQDTLVEVRSVAATVLADKKHIERNMSKLNVESENWQNKAAIALTKGREDLARAALAEKQRVDAALKGLHGQLSDVQESIETLQNDSSKLNEKLIEAKIKQKSLLIKHRTLGARLKLKSTGGCDKVDSAIVKFDQYERRIDDLEAQVDAFDLVSESKNLTTELTQLEASDDIERQLAELRKNVA, from the coding sequence ATGGGAATCATTTCTAGAGTGTCAGACATAGTACAGTCGAATATTAATGCACTACTCGATAAGGCTGAAGATCCTGAAAAAATGATTAAGCAGCTGATTTTAGAAATGCAAGATACCCTAGTGGAAGTGCGTTCTGTGGCCGCCACGGTATTGGCCGATAAAAAACACATCGAGCGCAATATGAGTAAGCTGAACGTTGAAAGCGAAAATTGGCAAAATAAAGCTGCAATAGCATTAACCAAAGGGCGTGAAGATCTTGCTCGAGCTGCCCTCGCTGAAAAGCAACGTGTTGATGCTGCACTAAAAGGATTGCATGGACAGTTGAGCGATGTGCAAGAGTCGATTGAAACATTGCAGAATGACAGTAGTAAATTAAATGAGAAGCTCATCGAAGCGAAAATAAAACAAAAAAGTTTATTAATTAAACACCGTACTCTAGGTGCGCGTTTGAAACTTAAAAGCACCGGCGGCTGTGACAAGGTCGACAGCGCTATCGTGAAGTTCGATCAATATGAACGTCGAATTGATGACTTAGAGGCACAAGTCGATGCGTTTGACCTAGTTAGCGAATCAAAGAACCTGACGACTGAGCTGACGCAACTTGAAGCGAGTGATGACATTGAAAGGCAGCTTGCTGAACTGCGTAAAAATGTTGCTTAG
- a CDS encoding copper chaperone PCu(A)C, whose protein sequence is MLVNVRRIIAMAMILISNAALAELNITDATVRLLPPSVPNTSAYFTLQNISDKNVTLVGAQAGIANKAELHNHIMHGDVMRMEKQDTIVVPAGKIVNFTPGGLHMMLFGLTEPLKEDQVVTLILLTEDDQQISFDAVVASPKKHSHH, encoded by the coding sequence ATGCTTGTGAATGTTAGACGTATAATCGCTATGGCAATGATTTTAATATCGAACGCGGCTCTTGCTGAACTAAATATCACTGATGCGACAGTAAGATTGTTGCCTCCAAGCGTACCCAACACCTCAGCATATTTTACGCTACAAAATATTAGTGATAAAAACGTAACGTTAGTTGGCGCCCAAGCAGGTATTGCTAATAAGGCTGAATTGCATAATCACATTATGCATGGTGATGTTATGCGAATGGAAAAACAAGATACAATAGTCGTTCCTGCAGGAAAAATAGTGAATTTTACACCGGGCGGATTACATATGATGCTCTTCGGTTTAACAGAACCTCTTAAAGAAGATCAAGTCGTTACACTCATCTTGTTAACTGAAGATGACCAACAGATCAGTTTCGACGCAGTCGTCGCTTCGCCTAAAAAACATAGTCATCACTAG